In a single window of the Phaeobacter sp. G2 genome:
- a CDS encoding helix-hairpin-helix domain-containing protein codes for MTDIIELSGVGPALAKTLKDHGVGTVEAVVAASLEDLKAIPGIGAARAMRLKQVAEISKGGAVAPPVAAPVKPAAKPTAAGAGKKNLPSKSKAKSAVRTQTSKVKEAAMSQASEAEEALSTALAAAEAAREAAEQKAAKAKAKAKKSVRKAEALMEEVAKAKEKARTKAKKMKADARRAIEREKAKAQTILDDLAQKSKDMDKEKTKEKDKKPKASSKSSDKKKAKKADKS; via the coding sequence ATGACTGATATTATTGAACTGAGTGGCGTTGGTCCGGCGCTGGCAAAAACCCTCAAAGATCATGGCGTGGGCACGGTAGAGGCTGTCGTCGCAGCGTCCTTGGAGGATTTGAAAGCCATCCCAGGCATCGGTGCTGCCCGCGCAATGCGGTTGAAACAGGTCGCAGAGATCAGCAAGGGTGGCGCCGTGGCGCCCCCCGTGGCGGCTCCTGTGAAACCAGCTGCGAAACCAACTGCTGCAGGGGCGGGAAAGAAAAACCTGCCCTCAAAATCAAAAGCTAAGTCAGCAGTGAGAACCCAGACCAGCAAGGTAAAAGAGGCGGCGATGTCACAGGCGTCAGAGGCGGAGGAAGCCTTGAGCACAGCCTTGGCAGCAGCAGAGGCTGCCCGTGAAGCCGCGGAACAAAAGGCGGCGAAGGCCAAGGCCAAGGCCAAGAAATCGGTGCGCAAGGCCGAGGCTTTGATGGAAGAAGTTGCCAAGGCAAAAGAAAAAGCCCGCACTAAGGCCAAAAAGATGAAGGCCGATGCGCGCCGCGCTATTGAACGGGAAAAGGCCAAGGCCCAGACCATTTTGGACGATCTGGCTCAAAAGTCCAAAGACATGGACAAAGAGAAAACTAAGGAGAAGGATAAAAAGCCTAAAGCCAGCTCCAAATCTTCGGACAAAAAGAAGGCCAAGAAAGCCGACAAAAGCTAG
- the serS gene encoding serine--tRNA ligase: protein MHDIRAIRENPAAFDAALARRGDAGVSSDILALDEARRAKIQQAEAAQAAQNKAAKEIGAAKAKGDNETFERLRAEVAEKKAQVAALQTEAKELDAKQTDMLARIANLPADDVPDGADEDDNVEVNRWGTPRELDFAAKEHFEIAGVAQAMDFETAAKTSGARFVFLKGGVARIHRALAQFMVDTHVDENGLTEMQTPVLVRDEAMYGTDKLPKFGDDSYQTTNGWWLVPTSEVTLTYSVAGDVLEAAELPIRMTAHTQCFRSEAGSAGRDTSGMLRQHQFEKVEMVSITHPDESDAEQKRMLRCAEGLLEKLGVPYRTVVLCTGDMGFGARRTFDIEAWLPGQNTYREISSVSTTGAFQARRMNARFRPADGGKPEFVHSLNGSGLAVGRCLIAVLENGQQADGSVILPEVLGPYLKGKLTLTADGDLV from the coding sequence ATGCATGACATCCGTGCAATCCGCGAAAACCCTGCTGCTTTTGACGCTGCTTTGGCGCGGCGTGGGGATGCGGGCGTATCCTCAGACATTCTGGCCCTGGACGAAGCCCGCCGCGCCAAGATCCAGCAAGCCGAGGCCGCACAGGCCGCGCAGAACAAGGCCGCCAAGGAAATTGGCGCCGCCAAGGCCAAGGGCGACAACGAGACCTTTGAACGCCTGCGCGCGGAAGTGGCCGAGAAAAAGGCGCAAGTGGCTGCGCTGCAGACCGAAGCCAAAGAGCTGGACGCCAAGCAGACCGACATGCTGGCCCGTATCGCCAATCTGCCAGCCGACGACGTGCCTGATGGCGCCGATGAAGACGACAACGTCGAGGTCAACCGTTGGGGCACCCCGCGTGAGCTGGATTTTGCAGCCAAAGAACATTTTGAGATCGCAGGCGTGGCTCAGGCAATGGATTTTGAAACTGCTGCCAAAACATCCGGTGCGCGGTTTGTCTTTCTCAAAGGTGGCGTCGCCCGTATCCACCGCGCCCTGGCGCAGTTCATGGTCGACACTCATGTGGACGAAAATGGTCTCACCGAGATGCAGACCCCGGTTCTGGTCCGGGATGAAGCGATGTATGGCACGGACAAGCTGCCAAAATTTGGTGATGACAGCTATCAAACCACCAATGGCTGGTGGCTGGTGCCCACCTCTGAGGTGACACTGACCTATTCCGTCGCTGGCGACGTATTGGAAGCCGCAGAGCTGCCCATCCGCATGACCGCCCATACCCAGTGTTTCCGCTCTGAGGCGGGATCAGCCGGGCGCGACACCTCTGGCATGCTGCGCCAGCACCAGTTTGAAAAGGTCGAGATGGTGTCGATCACCCATCCGGATGAGTCTGATGCCGAGCAAAAGCGCATGCTGCGCTGCGCCGAAGGGCTGCTGGAGAAACTGGGTGTGCCTTACCGCACTGTGGTGTTGTGTACTGGCGACATGGGCTTTGGCGCCCGGCGCACCTTTGATATCGAAGCCTGGCTGCCGGGGCAAAACACCTACCGCGAGATTTCATCGGTCTCCACTACGGGCGCTTTCCAGGCCCGCCGCATGAACGCACGGTTCCGCCCTGCGGATGGTGGCAAGCCTGAGTTTGTGCACAGCCTCAACGGATCTGGCCTGGCAGTTGGACGGTGCCTGATTGCGGTTTTGGAAAATGGTCAACAAGCCGATGGCTCGGTTATTTTACCAGAGGTTCTGGGCCCCTACCTGAAGGGCAAACTGACCCTCACCGCCGATGGCGATCTGGTCTAA
- the yajC gene encoding preprotein translocase subunit YajC: protein MNQIGQFLPLILIFAIMYFLLIRPQQKKMKEHQTMVSNVRRGDQVVTQGGLIGKIAKVKDDNEVEVELAEGVKVRVVKSTIAQVLTKTEPAA, encoded by the coding sequence ATGAACCAGATTGGCCAGTTTCTCCCCCTCATCCTGATCTTTGCGATCATGTATTTCCTGCTGATCCGTCCGCAGCAGAAAAAGATGAAAGAACATCAGACCATGGTCTCGAATGTGCGTCGCGGCGATCAGGTGGTCACCCAGGGTGGCCTGATCGGCAAAATTGCCAAGGTCAAAGATGACAACGAAGTCGAAGTCGAACTGGCCGAAGGCGTCAAGGTGCGGGTGGTGAAATCCACCATTGCCCAGGTCCTGACCAAGACCGAGCCGGCAGCTTAA
- the secD gene encoding protein translocase subunit SecD, translating to MLQIDLWKRVLIWLVCVTGLLLALPNGFYTRVEQSNDAAAEIIAKGDTPERQALVAQWPSYLPSSLVNLGLDLRGGAHLLAEVKVTDVYAARMDALWPEVRDALRPERATVGSFRRQQAPEGQIRLKISKPEGMPRALEVVRGLANPITSLTGAGASDIDVSGQGDVITIELSEAEKLASDDRTVRQSLEIVRRRIDEVGTREPTIQRQGADRILIQVPGIGSASELKAIIGTTAQLTFNPVVGRGSDPDAPAGVGNKVIPSLDEPGAFYTVEAAPVVTGEQLVDAQPAFDQNGRPAVNFRFNTSGARKFGDYTAENIGSPFAIVLDDEVVSAPTIQSHIPGGSGIITGNFTIEESTHLAILLRAGALPAELEFLEERTIGPELGQDSIDAGKIATIVAFVGVLVFMALSYGLFGIFANVALILNVALIFGFLSLIGATLTLPGIAGIVLTVGMAVDANVLIFERIREELKAGRGPARAIDEGYSKALSAILDANITTFITAVILFAMGSGPVRGFAITLGLGIMTSVFTAIFVTRLIIVMWFERRRPKKIEV from the coding sequence ATGCTTCAAATTGATCTCTGGAAAAGGGTTCTCATCTGGCTGGTCTGTGTGACCGGCCTTTTGCTTGCCCTGCCAAATGGGTTTTATACCCGGGTTGAGCAGTCCAACGATGCTGCCGCCGAAATCATCGCCAAAGGCGACACTCCCGAACGGCAGGCCTTGGTCGCGCAATGGCCCAGTTATCTGCCGTCCTCGCTGGTCAATCTTGGTCTCGATCTGCGCGGTGGGGCGCATCTGCTGGCCGAAGTGAAGGTCACGGATGTCTACGCCGCCCGCATGGATGCGCTTTGGCCCGAGGTGCGTGATGCCCTGCGGCCCGAACGCGCTACGGTTGGCAGCTTTCGCCGTCAGCAAGCACCTGAAGGGCAGATTCGCCTGAAGATCTCCAAGCCCGAGGGCATGCCCCGCGCGCTAGAAGTGGTGCGCGGTCTGGCTAATCCGATCACCAGCCTCACCGGGGCCGGCGCGTCTGACATCGATGTGTCCGGGCAGGGTGATGTCATCACCATTGAACTGTCCGAGGCGGAAAAACTCGCCTCTGATGATCGCACGGTGCGCCAGTCGTTGGAAATCGTCCGTCGCCGGATTGATGAGGTGGGCACGCGGGAGCCGACAATCCAACGCCAGGGCGCGGATCGCATTCTGATTCAGGTGCCGGGCATTGGCTCCGCGTCTGAGCTGAAAGCCATTATCGGCACCACCGCCCAGCTGACCTTTAACCCGGTTGTGGGACGTGGCTCTGACCCGGATGCGCCTGCGGGTGTTGGCAACAAGGTCATCCCGTCGCTGGATGAACCCGGTGCCTTTTACACAGTGGAAGCAGCGCCGGTTGTCACTGGTGAGCAACTGGTCGATGCGCAGCCTGCTTTTGATCAGAACGGTCGCCCCGCTGTGAATTTCCGGTTCAACACCTCAGGTGCGCGTAAGTTTGGAGACTATACTGCGGAAAACATTGGCTCTCCCTTTGCCATTGTGCTGGATGATGAGGTGGTCTCGGCGCCGACCATCCAGTCGCATATCCCCGGTGGCTCCGGCATTATCACCGGTAACTTCACCATCGAGGAAAGCACCCATCTGGCGATCCTGTTGCGCGCAGGCGCCCTGCCTGCGGAGCTGGAGTTCCTGGAAGAGCGTACCATTGGGCCAGAATTGGGCCAGGACAGCATTGATGCCGGCAAAATCGCCACCATCGTCGCCTTTGTGGGCGTGCTGGTGTTTATGGCGCTGAGCTATGGGCTGTTTGGGATTTTTGCCAATGTGGCCTTGATCCTGAACGTGGCGCTGATCTTTGGCTTCCTCAGCCTGATTGGTGCAACGCTGACCCTGCCGGGGATTGCCGGTATCGTGTTGACGGTTGGCATGGCGGTCGATGCCAATGTGCTGATCTTTGAGCGAATCCGTGAAGAGCTGAAAGCTGGCCGTGGTCCGGCACGGGCCATTGACGAGGGCTACTCCAAGGCGCTGAGCGCCATTCTGGACGCCAATATCACCACCTTCATCACCGCTGTGATCCTGTTCGCCATGGGCTCTGGCCCGGTGCGCGGCTTTGCGATCACGCTGGGACTTGGCATTATGACCTCGGTCTTTACCGCGATCTTTGTCACCCGGTTGATCATCGTGATGTGGTTTGAACGTCGCCGTCCCAAAAAGATTGAGGTGTAA
- the secF gene encoding protein translocase subunit SecF yields the protein MRLRLVPQETSFDFFSKWRIWLGISALMMVVGLASFGLQGLNFGIDFRGGTTVRTESTTAIDVGLYREAIAPLELGDISITEVFDPTFAEDQHVAMIRIQAQASGEAISGEVIETLQTTLDAVAPGIKFVSVESVGPKVSGELVQTAILAVVLAIGAVLIYIWLRFEWQFALGAVVALVHDVVLTIGIFSELQIKFDLAIIAALLTIVGYSLNDTVVVFDRVRENLRRYKKKDLSEVLNLSINETLSRTVMTSVTTLLALISLYVLGGDVIRGFVFAMIWGVIVGTYSSVFVASTILLWLGVKRDWSKQANTAGNQFGNIDA from the coding sequence ATGCGGTTAAGACTTGTTCCCCAGGAGACCTCATTCGATTTCTTCAGCAAGTGGAGGATCTGGCTGGGTATTTCTGCTCTTATGATGGTTGTCGGGCTGGCGTCCTTTGGCCTGCAGGGGCTGAACTTTGGCATCGACTTTCGCGGCGGCACAACCGTGCGAACCGAAAGCACCACGGCGATTGACGTAGGCCTGTACCGAGAGGCCATTGCGCCGCTGGAGTTGGGTGATATCTCGATTACCGAGGTGTTTGACCCGACCTTTGCGGAAGATCAGCATGTTGCGATGATCCGTATTCAGGCGCAGGCCAGCGGCGAGGCGATCTCTGGTGAGGTGATCGAAACCCTGCAAACCACGCTGGACGCGGTGGCACCGGGCATCAAATTTGTGTCGGTTGAATCCGTGGGTCCCAAGGTCTCGGGTGAGCTGGTGCAAACCGCGATTCTGGCGGTGGTACTGGCGATTGGTGCGGTGCTTATCTACATCTGGCTGCGGTTTGAGTGGCAGTTTGCCTTGGGCGCGGTTGTGGCCTTGGTGCATGACGTGGTGCTGACCATCGGGATCTTTTCCGAGCTTCAGATCAAATTTGATCTCGCCATCATTGCGGCGCTGCTGACGATCGTGGGCTACTCGCTCAACGATACCGTGGTGGTGTTTGACCGGGTGCGTGAAAACCTGCGGCGCTACAAAAAGAAAGACCTGTCGGAGGTGCTGAACCTGTCGATCAATGAAACCCTCAGCCGTACCGTGATGACCTCGGTCACCACACTGCTGGCGCTGATCTCGCTTTATGTGCTGGGCGGCGATGTGATTCGCGGATTTGTCTTTGCGATGATCTGGGGTGTGATCGTGGGCACCTATTCCTCGGTCTTTGTGGCCTCCACCATCTTGCTGTGGCTGGGCGTCAAACGCGACTGGAGTAAGCAGGCCAATACCGCTGGCAACCAGTTTGGCAATATCGACGCCTGA